The following proteins come from a genomic window of Leptospira neocaledonica:
- a CDS encoding HNH endonuclease, with amino-acid sequence MIDSKQKKPEPKGSEFKFRKQEFDILRKKQNNKCYATGRELNSANMNGSHIIPIRKGGEHIFDNTCLVVEEIRDIKRKLTDKELVEISADVIRTLGNKYGYKVSTNKKNPK; translated from the coding sequence ATGATAGATAGTAAACAAAAGAAGCCGGAACCTAAAGGTTCTGAATTCAAATTTAGAAAACAGGAATTTGATATATTGCGTAAAAAGCAAAATAATAAGTGCTATGCAACCGGCCGCGAATTAAATTCAGCTAACATGAATGGTTCTCACATAATACCAATTAGAAAGGGAGGAGAACATATTTTTGATAATACGTGTCTGGTTGTTGAAGAGATTCGAGATATAAAGCGAAAATTAACCGATAAGGAATTGGTGGAAATTTCAGCGGACGTAATACGAACCTTAGGAAATAAGTATGGTTACAAGGTCTCAACAAATAAAAAAAATCCCAAGTAG
- a CDS encoding Shedu anti-phage system protein SduA domain-containing protein, whose translation MEINESLKKEFSSLLNDVNTTENTIQKFLEVNNRIFFTPYLFHHGLLYQSVISKLPVANALISDFAYLTKNSAEWRLVLVELESHRKPLFTQNISPTADLTAAISQINSWKESIRKNQNYIKDRVSRLTDCQMVDLDIKYVLIIGRNLTEFTEAQKDRIKTLSNNDLTILTYDSLLRENMAEFKHGDELAPKNILSVDGQGFKIKHLSVEACFRGRIFSHMKNEFLSISPNQRAQLLTSGFNLINFDSPALTEYEKKFLPSITDYTYAIARRNAHSELKRLSLKYFREDIVYTEYPVKSINGETVLFDFEISYNGNSIILSVSEPEVIPDHSIIDLPFEIIAVSGSAAIIHMFIEDYFYFIQQHKPFLFQDSYLKILPQIATDMITNNSQIKENKSLTIDYKELSDSKNIGNITNSYLLQYYLN comes from the coding sequence ATGGAAATAAATGAATCTCTAAAGAAAGAATTTTCTTCTTTACTGAATGATGTGAATACAACTGAGAATACTATTCAAAAATTCTTAGAAGTAAACAATAGAATATTTTTTACTCCATATTTATTTCACCATGGGCTACTTTATCAATCTGTTATATCTAAATTACCGGTCGCGAATGCTTTAATTTCCGACTTTGCATATTTAACAAAAAATAGTGCTGAATGGAGACTAGTTCTAGTCGAATTGGAGTCCCATCGCAAACCATTATTTACTCAAAACATCTCTCCAACCGCCGATTTAACCGCTGCAATTAGTCAAATTAATTCTTGGAAGGAAAGCATTCGGAAAAATCAAAACTATATAAAGGATAGAGTCAGCCGCCTTACTGATTGTCAAATGGTCGACTTGGATATTAAATATGTCCTTATTATCGGAAGAAATCTAACTGAATTCACTGAAGCCCAAAAAGATAGAATAAAGACTTTATCCAATAATGATTTAACCATTCTTACATATGACTCATTATTAAGAGAAAACATGGCTGAATTCAAGCACGGTGACGAGCTTGCTCCCAAGAACATCCTTTCTGTCGATGGGCAAGGATTCAAGATTAAGCACTTGAGTGTCGAGGCTTGTTTTAGAGGCCGGATATTTAGCCATATGAAAAATGAATTTCTTAGCATATCACCAAATCAAAGGGCGCAACTATTAACATCTGGTTTTAACTTGATAAATTTTGATTCCCCTGCTTTGACCGAATACGAAAAGAAATTCCTCCCCAGTATTACTGACTATACATATGCAATTGCCCGTCGAAATGCACATTCGGAATTAAAAAGACTTTCATTAAAGTATTTTAGAGAAGATATCGTTTATACAGAATACCCTGTGAAATCGATTAATGGTGAAACTGTTTTATTCGATTTTGAAATTTCCTATAATGGAAATAGTATTATACTTTCAGTGTCAGAACCAGAAGTAATTCCAGATCATTCGATTATAGATCTACCATTTGAAATAATCGCTGTTTCTGGAAGCGCAGCTATTATTCACATGTTTATAGAAGACTATTTTTACTTTATTCAGCAACATAAGCCTTTTCTTTTCCAAGACAGTTATTTAAAAATTCTGCCACAAATAGCCACAGATATGATAACTAATAATTCACAAATAAAGGAGAATAAATCACTGACAATCGATTATAAAGAACTCTCAGATTCAAAAAATATCGGCAATATAACTAATTCCTATCTGCTTCAATATTATTTAAATTAG